GCGACATGAGTCGAGCGTGCAGAGAGGTTCCTGTGTCCATCGAGGAGAACAAGAGGCTGGTTCGCCGTTTTTACCAGGAGATCGACGAGGGCAACCTGGATGCCATGGACGAGCTCGTGGCCGAGGACTACCAGGACCACTCGCCACCACCGTTTCCGGGGTTCGCACCCGGTCGCGAGGGACTCAAGCAGGTATTCCGCCTGTTCTGGGACGCCACACCCGGGACCCACGAGATCGAGGACCAGATCGCGGAGGGCGACAAGGTCGTGACTCGGCTGACGGCTCGTGGCGTGCACGAGGGGGACCTCCCAGGCATCCCTGCCACCGGTAAGCCGATCACGATGACCGCGACAGTGATCCATCGGATCGAGAACCGCAAGCTCGCCGAAAAGTGGTCGGACAAGGATCTCCTCGGCTTCCTTCAGCAGCTGGGTGTCATTCCGGCGTCCGGCGGGGTATCGGGGGGATAGCCCGGGGCGGCACTGCGATCCGAGCGGGCCTGTCAGGCAGGAAGTTTGAGGGCGCCCTGTGATGATGGGACGCGCCGCGCAGGTCCTGCGTCATGCGGTCCTTCGCCAAGCTGTGCTGGTGGCAGCACGAGTACACGTGCGCGAGATTGATGACGACGGGGGCGGCGGCTGTTGCGGATCATCCGCCGGGGCACCGGGGCGGTGGTGACCTGGCGGCGGGCTCAGAGGGTGCTGCTGTCCGCGCAGGGCATGCCGGTGGGGAAGATCGCCGAGGTGTCGTCACCAGTGATAGCCGGGTGCTGAGGCGACGGCGGCCGAGCTCCGCGCCGACTGCAATCGAGACGCCGCCGGGTGCCCAGAGGGCAGCGATTGACCAGCAACAGGCCCGGGCCCAAGAGGCTCGGGGCGTTCTGGAGCAAACGCTCGGTGCGCTGCGCCGACTGGAAGAGGGGGCATTCGGCATCTGCGTCGTGTGCGGTGCTCCGATCGGCAAAGAGCGGGTCGTGGCTCTGCCGCGCACCGAGCTGTGCGTCGACTGCCGACGCCGTCACGAACACCATCGGTGACGAAGCGGACTAACCGAGCGTCGCCTCCGGCGTCGCAGTGGGCGAGCTCCGGCTCTTGGGTACCCGTGCGGGCCTGATCAAGCGTGGCCTGTGGCCCGGAGGTGTCGGCTGGCGCCGAAGGGGGTTTGAGGCATCGCGGCATCGGCCCCTCCTACAGGCTGTCGCTCGTCAGCGGTGGCCGGGCCGCCCTGGGCACGGTCGTCCCGGTGCGCACGACGGGCACGAGGAAGCCGAGGCCGGCGGGACTCCAGCCGGCCGAGCCGGAGGAGTCGAGATCGGGCTGGGGGCGAAGCCCGCGTCGGCGAGGCAGCGGCGGGCGGGCCGTCACCTTCTGGAAGCTCTCCCAGTTCGGAAGGTTGATGGCAACCAGGACCTCGCCATCGTGCGGGTGGCTGTTCGGTGTGCAAGCGGCGATCAGCTCGGGCATGGTGACCTCCCGGTTCGAGGGGCCGGGATAGTTGAGGCCCGGCCGCGCCTGGCAGCCGGGTCTGCTGACGCGGCAGCGGTGTGGGCTACCTTACGGTCGGGTGAGAATTTCGGCTCCGCTGTCGGTGATGGCGATGGTGTGCTCGCTGTGCGCGGTCCGGCAGCCTGTCGCGCTGCGCAGCGTCCAACCGTCGGCGTCGGTGACGAGTGTGGCAGTGTCGGCCATGACCCAGGGCTCCAGGGCGAGCAGCAGTCCGGGGCGCAGCTTGTATCCGCGGCCGGGCCGTCCGGTGTTCGCGATGTGTGGGTCCTGGTGCATGGTCGAGCCGATGCCGTGGCCTCCGAACTCGGTGTTGATCGGGTAGCCCGCCTTGCTGAGGACCGTGCCGATGGCGTGGGAGAGGTCGCCGATGCGCGCCCCGGGCTTGGCGGCGGCGATGCCGGCGGCGAGTGCACGTTCGGTCGTCTCGATCATCGCGACGCTCTCCGCTGGCCTGGCCTTGCCCACCAGAAAGCTGATCGCGGCGTCCGCGGCCACCCCGCCCCTGGCTACGGCGAGGTCGAGAGTCAGCAGATCCCCGTCTGCCAGCGTGTAGTTGTGAGGCCGCCCATGGAGCACTCGGTCGTTGACGGCCGTGCAGATGTAGTGCCCGAACGGGCCGCGCCCGAAGGAAGGCGCGTAGTCGACGTAGCAGGACTGCGCTCCCGCCTCGGTGATCATCTCCTTGGCCCACTGGTCGATGTCCAGCAGGTTCGTCCCGACCGTGCTGCGCTGCTTCAGCGTGTGCAGGATGTTTCCGACCAGGGCGCCGGTGTCCCTCGCCCGCTCAAGCCGCGCGGAGTTCAGGATCTCAATCATGGGGGACCTCTCATGTATGTCCAATAACTATACCGGTCCAACTGTACCGGTATTAGAATGGGGTCATGGTCAGGTTGCCGCTCACCCCCGCCGAGGTAGAACGCGGACAGCGCCTTGGCGCCCTGCTCCGCCGAGCCCGGGGCTGCCGCTCGATGCTGGACGTGGCGCTCGCTTCGCACATCTCGCCGGAAACTCTGCGGAAGATCGAATCCGGCCGTGTGGCTACCCCCGCCTTCCCGACCATCGCAGCGATCGCCGACACCCTCGGCCTGTCTCTCGACGCCGTCTGGGCCGAGATTAGCCAGGCGGAGCGAACCGTCGAGGATCAGTCGGTCCTGCCTGTCACACGGCATCCATCGCTGGTTTCGTAACGCCGCACTCAGAGAGTCGGCGGTTCACTGACCGCGCTGTGCCGGTACGCCTGCGCGCGCTGATCACCTCGTCGACCAGCCCGAGCACCGCCTAGCGGACCTCGGCGGCTACACCGACCTGGCCGCCTGTCGGCTCCATCGCTTCCTGCCCGAAGGGCGCGAGCGCCCTCACCCTCGCGGTGTGCCCGCACACGGGGAAGGTGTGGGAGACCCGGTAGCCGACGCACTCGCGGCAGGCGGCGAGATCGCCGCGCCTTCTACCGGCTCGCCCGCTGCTACGAGCGGCGCGCCATGGTCGACGCATGCTTCGACCTCGCCGACAGGGTCATAACCGTGCGCAGCCTGATCCGACAAGCATGGACGACTTACCGCTGGGACGTACGCACGAACCGCCGGCCATGACCGCACGCCTCCCCTGCGTACTTTCACGGACCCAAATCCGGCGGATCGCGGAAGATATCAGCCAGGGAAATCTTCTGAGCGCGAGCTGTATTGGAGCATCTCGCCGGAGGAAACCCAGAACGTTGATTCGGTTTGTCTGAGGCCGAGTCATCCGCCACGCTCGCCAGGAATTTCCGGTTGACGTCAATTAGGTGATCAAGTGCTTCCCTGGCGGCGGCTAGGCTGTCAATTGTGGATGAAAGGCGGGTTCGCTCCTGATCCATTGCCGTCAAGGCTTGCCGAGCTCTGTCTACGTTGGGCTGCGTCATACAGGGGACCAACTGAGCGATGGTTCTGCTGGACATTCCGGCGGCCAGGAATACCTGAATCAGCGCCACCCGCTGGACGTGCTCGTCGTCGTAGCTCCGCTGGCCGCTGGGGGACCTTGTACTGACCAGCAAACCCTGCTGCTCGTAGTAGCGCAGCGATCGACGGCTTGCTCCTGTCCGGGCGGACAGTTCACCAATCCGCACCTCAACTCCTCGTGTGTATTGGGTCACGGCGACTTGCCCTTGACATCGATGTGAGCGTTTAGGTTAACCCCATGACTCGCGACCCGCTGCCGGGGTATCAGGTCGCCTACCTCTCGCGTCCGCGAGAGCACGAATGGGAGAAGTCCGTGATCAAGTTCGCTTTCATGATCAACCGTATCGATGGAATGACCTTCGAGGGATTCGTTGAGCATCACCGAAGCCACCACGCCCCGTTGTTTACCTCCATTCCGGAAGCGCGGCAGTACGTGAAGAGGTACATCGTCTCTCACCCGATACCGGCTGAAGGGTACCCCAGTCCGGCCTACGACGGTCTCACTGAAATCTGGTTTGAAAGCTGGGCAGATCACGACGCCTTCTTCGCGTCTAAGAATTACAAGGAGTTGGTGAACCCGGACGAGAGTAAGTTCATCGATATGAATTCAGTGGCAGTAATGGTCACTGAAGAAAGGGTTGTGATCTAGGCCTTTAGGCTGCCCGCTCTGTGCTCGGGCGGAACGCGGCCGGGGGCATGACTGGTGCCGATGGGGCGGGGCGAGTGCTGGGGCCGCGACCCGACGCCTCCGGCAGGGTGGGCTCATCGAGGTGTCGGGTAGGGGGTTGGCGACCGGGGCTCAGCAACCGGAGGGAGCCGGCCATGAGCGACAGCATCATGACCGCAGGAACGGTACGGGAGACGGGGGCGAAGGTGTGTGCCGTCCCGGCCCCGACGGTGCTGCCGCAGATCGAGGACCCGCGGCACATGGCTCCCGCCAATGCGCGTGAGCTCACGAAGCTGTTCGTGTCTGCGCCTTGACGCGTTGGAGGAGGGGACGCACGAGGATCAGTACGTGCGCAACACCCTCATCGAGATGAACCTGACCCTGGTGCGCTACGTCGCCCGGGGCTTTTCCGGCCGTGAGGAGAGCACCGAGGACATGCTGCATGTCGGCGCGATCGGTCTGATCAAGGCCATCGACCGCTACGACGTCTCGCGCGGGGTGGAGTTCACCACGCTGGCCATTCCCTACATCCAGCGTGAGATCAAGGATTCTTCCGCGACACCACCTGGTCGGTCCGCGTGCCCCGGCATCTGCATCGACCTTGCCCGATCCCGCGAACAACTCGAAGGCCCAAGGCGTCCACGAACCGTCCGTCGCCGAGCTCGCCACTCACCTCAACCCGGACGAGACAGAGGTCCCTCCGGCTCCAGGCAGCAGACCGGGCTCGTCGCCGACGTCATCGGCTCCGAAGACCCCGCCCTCGCGCTTGCCGAAGACATCCAGGCCCTCAATGCGCACCTGGTCGAACTCAACAACCGAGACCGCACGCTCCTCGAACTGCGCTTCGGCGCCGAGATGGCCCAGATGGAGATCGGCAAGGAACTCGGCCTCTCCCAGATGCACGTCTCCCGCCTTATCACCCGCATCTGCGCACACCTGCGGCTAGAGATGCTGGCCACCTGCTGACTGCACAACACCTCAACCGTCGGGCGTAGCCTGCCGCTTCGCTCGAGGGAAGCCGCCGGCTACGAATGTAGACCTGGCCGGGGCAAGTGGGTCAGCGGCCGACGGCCCGGCGCAGCTGGTCCTTGCTCATGGTCGAGCGGCCTTCGACATTCTTCTTCTTGGCCTCTTCGTAGAGCTGGTCTTTGGTCGGGCTACCGGGTCCGCGGTGCGAGCGTTCGCCGCCGCGCTGGGAGGCGGATTTCGGATCGCGGGTGGAAGTCTTGCTTGCGGTTTTGGCTTCGCCGGAGCGGGCGCGTTCCTTGTTCACCGTGCGGGCGGCGATCTCCTTGGCCCGCTTGTCGGAGGTGCCGCGCTCCTCGGCCTGTTCCTTGATGTGCTCGTACTGCCGTTCACGCTTCTTACTGGATCCTGCAGGCACAGCTGCTCACCCTTTCTTCGGTCAGCCTTCCCGGCGCCTCTCTTGTGGCCAATACCAGTCCACGTCCGGTGGGCGCGCGCCGCCACCCGGGTGGCGGCGGTGTCGTCAGTCGGTGGAGAGGGCTTCGAGGAGGTCTCCGACCTGCGGGTCGGGCAGGGCGCGGGCGACGTCGGCCAGCGCCACCATGCCGACCAGGCGGTGCCCGTCGATGACCGGCAGGCGGCGGACCTTGTGGCGGGCCATGGTGGCGAAGATTTCGTCGGCGCTGTCGTCGGCGCCGATGGTGACGGCCTCGCCCTGGGCGAGTTCACCGGCCTTGGTCTGCTGCGGGTCGCGCCCCTTGCCCAGCACCTTGACGGTGATGTCCCGGTCGGTGAGAACGCCTTTGAGTTTGTCGTCGGTACCGCAGATCGGCAGGGCGCCGACACCTAGGTCGGTGAGCTTGCGAGCTGCCTCCAGAACGCTGTCCTCGGCGCCGATGCACTCAGCGGAAGCGGTCATGATGTCGCGTGCCACAGACATGCTTGGCCTTTCGTTGTTCGTGCGAAGGGAAGAAGGCGGCGTTACTTGCCGCGGCCGGAGACCTAATCGCGTACCCGGTCCACCGTCCCCAGGCCCGGGGCGAGCAGCTTGTTGGCCGGCGGTGTGCTCGGGGCGCCGGGGTGCGGGCGAGTGGGAGCGCTCTTCTTCGCCTGCCGGATCTTGTTGCCCAGCTCTTCGAGGGCGTAGGGATGCACGTGGGTGCGCATCTGGGGAACTCGCGCTGCTGGAGGTCATTGAGGAGCTGCTCGACGCGAGCGTGGTCGGCGAGCTCCTTGTCCGCCAGCGCATCGCCCTCCTCCAGGTGCTCACGCACCGCCGGGTAGAGGTACTCCTCCTCGACGGAGTGCCGCACCAGCTCGATCGTCAGCGCATCCACCAGCCGCCTGCGATCTGCACTGCCGGGGGGAGCGTCCTCGAACTGTTTGAAAGCCCTTCGACCTCCCGGTGGTCGGTGGTCAGCTCGGCGATCACATCACCACCATGTCCCACAGCATGCCGCCTTTCACTGGGCCGTAGGCTCATCCGGCTCTCGCACCACGGGTTCCCGAACTCATGGGGACATAACGCAGCCGTGTACCTAATTGCCCCCTGCCGGGCGAATGGGCGTGGCGAACAGACGACACAGGCCGCCTGAACGATGAAGATCAACCCGGGTGCGCTGCGTACTGCGCCCATCGTCCCGGTCTTTACTGGCCGGCGGCTCTGCGCCCGACTCCAGGGGCCCCGGGCGGGCGCAGGGCCGACGACCTCACTGTGCCGCGAAGGCGCCGGCCACCACATCTAACCGCCCCACGCTGTTCGCCTCGGCTCTCGGCCCTCGGGCGAGAACCGCACAACCGGCCTATCCTGAAGAGGGAAAGACCTCCAGGAGACAGGCCGGAGAAGACGGGCTGGCCAGAGCCCGTGGTGGAGAACAAGAGCCACCCTGGCCCCAGGCCACCAGGGCGGCTTTTCCATTGCGTCCACGCATTACCCGGCCCAGCGGCCGCTGCGAGGGTGGCACGGGTCAGTTGGGTTCTTCGGGCTTCTATGTCCCGGCTTCTCCTGCTGGCCCGTCGTGATCGTTCGGAGAGCTCTGGTCCGCAGGAAGCGTTCGCTCTCCCACGTCAGGCTGCGCTCGATCTGGATGTAGTGCAGGCCCGTCACATCGGCCAGCTCCTCCTCGTTAAGGTCCGGCTGTGTGCGCAGGGCACGGGCGACCTTGCCCGCCCACAGCTCTTCCTTGGCGAAGGGCCGGGTGCGGTACTGCTGCTGGAGTTCACCGAGGTGTTCGGGGCCGCAGGCTGACAGACGGCGCAGGCCGTCATGGTCCGGGTCGTAGGGATGGAGGAATCAGGGACCAGGCTGTAGACCGGCGTTGCCACAGGGGTGGGCATACCGCACAGGTCACACGGCGTCAGGCCGGTCACCGGCTCGTCGTCCTTGTCCATCCGCGCTCCTCGTTCCATCCCTGCCACGGCACTCAGGAGCGGGTATCGGAGGCGGGCAGACTCGTAGGCCGCCCCTGTCCTTGGATGAAGCAGGGGCGGCTCGCGCAAACCCCGCTGCCAGATACAGGGGCCTGCAGCCAGGCCGCCGACCACTCGCCGAGAGGACTGACTGACCGCGTGAAACCGACCGGCCTGGATGCAAAAAGCTACCGGAGGAATGCACAAAGTAACGGCACCGGCGCGGCCCGCCTTTGACGTGCTCATCCACATCCGTCGGGTACCGGCCGGATCTACTCACACGCCTCATCCGAAAGATCGCTGAGGTACGGGCCCACGCTCGTCCACGCATACCCGCCTGCACGGAAGGAGCAGAAGGCAGTACCCCGTGATCCGGACGGCGGCGCTCTGGTCGCTGTCCCCGGCTCTGTTTCCTCGGCTGACTAGCGGGCACCTGACCGGTGATCGGCCGTGCAGCGGCAAGCCAGATCCGGCGTTCTGCGCTGAAGGAGGACGGAGGTTCACCGTGTTGAGGGCAATCGCAGATGTTCCTCGGTCCATCGGCGGGGCCATCGCTAACGTTGTCACCCTGCCGTTCCGGGCCGTGGCCCGGCTGTTCGGCGGCGCATCGAGTTCTGCACGGGCCCCACTGACAGTTCAGTCGCCCGCGAGGCGCAGGCGCCCCAAAAGCCGCCAGGCTGGCCCCCGACCCGACCAGCCTGGCTTCGCTTGCCCGGCCAGTTGTCAGTGTGGATTCGTAGAGGACCAGGCTTAGGTCGGCGAAATTATGCAGCCATCTTTTCATAGCCCATAGGCCCAGCGCTGTTGAGGATGGTGCTGCTGCGGAGTATGTCGTCGAGGTGCTCGACACTGATCTGTCTTCTTTGACGCGCCAGGAGCCGAAGCGGGCTCATGCGGCGACCAGCGCGAGAGCAGCGTGGCGCTGCGTAAGGACGCGGGCGAGCCATCGGGTTCCGGGCTGCCCGTCCGCCTCTCCCCCTCAGCCCCCTTCCACGCCGGTGGCGCCGTGGGGTGCGCCGACCGGCTTGGATTCCGGTGATCCGCGTTGTCTCAGGTAAATGGCGAGCACGGCCATGGAGGCGATTGCCAGCAGTTCAGACTGCCAGTTCTGCAGGGTGCGGTTCCAGAAGTCCGCGGAGGACAAGTAGTCGGCCCACGTTGTGGGCGCCTGGAGCCGGCGCAATTGCTGCTCATTGAAGGCCGCGACGCCGGCGACCGACTGGGTGAGCCAGGACAGCAGGAAAATGCCCCCCATGACCAGGCCCAGTGAGCGGGAGAAGATGGCCCCCCGCCAGCCCTGATCCGCGGCCCAGCGGGGGGAATCGCTCCTGGCGTGCTCCCCGGTCCTCTGCTCCTTGTCCGACTCCGTACCGGCCTTGCCGAGTTCCTTGGATTCGGGGGATCCGCGTTGCAGCAGCCAGACGGTGCAGAAGATGTACAGGAAGAACTGCAGGTATTCGGACTGCCAGTTCTCTGTGACATCGACGGCGAAGTCCGAGGACGTCACATACGCGGCGAAGCTGACGGGGGCCAGCCCGTCGGCGACGAGCTCGTCATTGAACGAGGCGTGCCCAGCCACGGCCTGGCCTGCCACGGCGAGCAGGAATGTGGCCATGAAGAACAGACCGAGGCTGTTGTGCTGCGCAAAGCGTCGTATGCGGTGCCGGTTCGGTGCAGTGACCGTACCCGGTTCCGGATCGGAGCTCATCGGTGCATCACCCCCAACGTCATGAAGTACGCCAAACCGCCGACGACCACCAGCAGGGTCCCGATGAACAGTGTCCGCATATGCCCTCACCCACCCTTGATCTCACACTGGTACGGCCGCTGGGGGCGTGGCCGGCAGCCGGCGGCCGTCACCTTCCAGCCGGCGGAGAAGTGCGCCAGGAACAGGGTGTCCTGCTCCAGCAGGACCCGGGCCTGATCGCCGTACACGTCCACGCCCCGTACCGCACCGGCCGCCGGCAACTCCTGCTCCTCGATCGCCTGGCCGATCGCCCGATCACATCGGCTCCTGGCGGACTGTTCCAGTTCCTCCCTGGTGGCGGGCGCGAGGGTGGCGCACAACCGCCCCAACTGTCCGGCGGCCAGCGCCCGCTCGAACCCGGCGACTTTCGCGGTCACCTGCTCACGCCTTGCGGAAAGGGTGTCGCAGCCACTGACCGTGGCGAGTACCACCAGCGCCCCGGCTCCCGGGACGTACCACCTTCCACGCATTTTGCCTCCCCGGTGGCTGAGCAGCAGCGGCCCCGCTCAGTCGATCTGTGACCGGGGCTACCCGCTCATAGGACTTCCGCGCTCGGGTATCCGCAACCGGGAGGGGCCGGACGGGTGCGCTCATCCTGCCGTCGGCGCAGAAGGCCTGGCCAACGTCGCTGGGCTCGGCTCGCCGGACTCCTGGCGAGGGGGACTTGTCCGTGTTCTGGCCCTGCTGCTATCCCCGTGGCCCACGCCGCACCTCGAAACCACCCCGGCTCTTGAACCGCACCTTTCGCCGCCACC
This Streptomyces decoyicus DNA region includes the following protein-coding sequences:
- a CDS encoding ester cyclase, which produces MSIEENKRLVRRFYQEIDEGNLDAMDELVAEDYQDHSPPPFPGFAPGREGLKQVFRLFWDATPGTHEIEDQIAEGDKVVTRLTARGVHEGDLPGIPATGKPITMTATVIHRIENRKLAEKWSDKDLLGFLQQLGVIPASGGVSGG
- a CDS encoding TraR/DksA family transcriptional regulator, coding for MLRRRRPSSAPTAIETPPGAQRAAIDQQQARAQEARGVLEQTLGALRRLEEGAFGICVVCGAPIGKERVVALPRTELCVDCRRRHEHHR
- the map gene encoding type I methionyl aminopeptidase encodes the protein MIEILNSARLERARDTGALVGNILHTLKQRSTVGTNLLDIDQWAKEMITEAGAQSCYVDYAPSFGRGPFGHYICTAVNDRVLHGRPHNYTLADGDLLTLDLAVARGGVAADAAISFLVGKARPAESVAMIETTERALAAGIAAAKPGARIGDLSHAIGTVLSKAGYPINTEFGGHGIGSTMHQDPHIANTGRPGRGYKLRPGLLLALEPWVMADTATLVTDADGWTLRSATGCRTAHSEHTIAITDSGAEILTRP
- a CDS encoding helix-turn-helix domain-containing protein: MVRLPLTPAEVERGQRLGALLRRARGCRSMLDVALASHISPETLRKIESGRVATPAFPTIAAIADTLGLSLDAVWAEISQAERTVEDQSVLPVTRHPSLVS
- a CDS encoding EthD domain-containing protein, producing the protein MTRDPLPGYQVAYLSRPREHEWEKSVIKFAFMINRIDGMTFEGFVEHHRSHHAPLFTSIPEARQYVKRYIVSHPIPAEGYPSPAYDGLTEIWFESWADHDAFFASKNYKELVNPDESKFIDMNSVAVMVTEERVVI
- a CDS encoding sigma-70 family RNA polymerase sigma factor, which gives rise to MRNTLIEMNLTLVRYVARGFSGREESTEDMLHVGAIGLIKAIDRYDVSRGVEFTTLAIPYIQREIKDSSATPPGRSACPGICIDLARSREQLEGPRRPRTVRRRARHSPQPGRDRGPSGSRQQTGLVADVIGSEDPALALAEDIQALNAHLVELNNRDRTLLELRFGAEMAQMEIGKELGLSQMHVSRLITRICAHLRLEMLATC
- a CDS encoding CBS domain-containing protein codes for the protein MSVARDIMTASAECIGAEDSVLEAARKLTDLGVGALPICGTDDKLKGVLTDRDITVKVLGKGRDPQQTKAGELAQGEAVTIGADDSADEIFATMARHKVRRLPVIDGHRLVGMVALADVARALPDPQVGDLLEALSTD
- a CDS encoding DUF6766 family protein, which gives rise to MSSDPEPGTVTAPNRHRIRRFAQHNSLGLFFMATFLLAVAGQAVAGHASFNDELVADGLAPVSFAAYVTSSDFAVDVTENWQSEYLQFFLYIFCTVWLLQRGSPESKELGKAGTESDKEQRTGEHARSDSPRWAADQGWRGAIFSRSLGLVMGGIFLLSWLTQSVAGVAAFNEQQLRRLQAPTTWADYLSSADFWNRTLQNWQSELLAIASMAVLAIYLRQRGSPESKPVGAPHGATGVEGG